The DNA sequence TCCAGACAGTGCTTTGTGACAATTGCTTAAAATTTCTACGCACTTCTCATCAGACCAGTTGTGCAACACAACCTAAACCAACATcataaaacacacaaaaagatTTAgaaccttcaaaattaaattagattaattcAACATCTCTATATACTGACCTTTAGTATCATGGCGTCACCCTCTGGAACTCTTGCAAACATATCTCCTCCAACATGCTCAACCCCTTAACAAAATTTCACGGagtttagaatttaaattatataattatattaaccCTTTGATATATGACAAAACATCAGGTATATCAGGCTACCTGATAGCAGTGGTGCATTCTCAATGACTTGGGGCAGATCAAAATTAATTCCTTTAATGGAAGGGTATTTGGAGATTATCATTTTGAGGTTTTGTCCATTTCCTCCTCCTACATCAACCAACGTTGATATTCCCTCAAATCCAGCATATATTTCAAGTACTCTAATCATATCTGTTGCACACAAATCTGCCATTGCCCTGATAAACATTTGGTTCATTTTTGGATCCTTTTCCATGTACTGGAACGCTCCTATCCCATGAACTTTCTTGAACAAATCAACATCTGCATTAACCACTGCTTCCTTGAAACTCGGCCTGAGAAAAAGAGTTAAAACCATTGGAGCAAAGTAAGGTTTCCTTCTTAATATTTAGACTTTACGAAAAAAGTGTATAATATTTACCAAAGTTGTGAGAGTGCAGGGCAAGAGAGATAGGATGCGAATGAAGCGAAGTAGCCTGTAGTTGCACCGGTGGCATAGTATTGTCCAATTTGTGAGAGTCCATAAACTGTCTCAGTGGCACCATGCTGTGTGGTGCGTGTTGAACTGGTAAGAAGAGAATAACTAGCAAGCAAACGCAGCATGCGATCGAGCCTATCAGGCAAATCAGGGTGCTGGTTTGGGAGCTCGGAAGCAATTTCATGAGGTGACATGAATGAACCGTGTGGTGTTGCCTTGGCTATGATCTCAAACAGGTTGAGCTCAATAGCAGCATTCAGAACTGCAGGGTAAACCACAGCAGTACTGAGCAGCATTGCAGATACACGAGCACCTTCATCACTTTTTTGAGGAGAAGTTGTAATGAGGTCCCCCATTATTCTTGATTCTTAATTTAACTCTAATGATGTTTGGTTACAATGTGTCTGCTTAATTGGTCATCAGTGTGCTCTTTTTATAGCTGTTTGCAGTCGGTAAAGGAAGGCTTTGCCTTGCCCAGTTGCGATTTTTCTAAGGGGGAATGGAATACTGACACGGCGGCTCCATTCATTtgactaattttttataatgaaaaagtaAACAATAACGTCTCTGTGTGCTGTTGGTTGAATATTTTAGCGTGGTGTGTGCATATAAGCAAGGTCGTTGTCGGAAATTCATTATGATCAATTTCATTATATATgctttgaaataataaaaaaaaaaaactaattttgttaAGGGGTTGACTATAACGTCACaaatttgtatatgtttttatttgaaagataatgatattttgactaatTTCTAACCTatcattttaatcattttttaattatttatttcaatttttgtagTGGTATGATGTAATAATTGAATGGTGATTAGAGTGGTGGATTAAAAGTATGtcaaaaaaattggttaaaatatcattattttctttaaaactaGTTTTAAAGTTGTGGTATGAATGGGTTGATGttctttttgtgtgtttttatgttAGTAAAGAtagattatattaattttttttaatagatattatattaaaacatatttagaggttaaagaaaaaaaaataattttaattttataattaatttttaaatataatcaatgtgaaaaattatttataggtTTAGAAATTCAATATATGTGTAAAAATGTAAAGAGCAGATTTTGTAAACATACAAAGGAtataacatgtaaaaaatataaaataaactctaaaaaaatacaaaagatagactatgaaaaattaaatagagtATATTCGTTATAAATAAAAATCGGTGTATGAACATATTGGTTGGTCTAATGCGTATTGCTAGACTCGTATGATCAAAACATCGACAGATTCATCTAATATCTAATGTTAGACTCGTCTAATTAGTGTATGAATGTACTTATCTAATGTGTATggacaaaattatttaatgtgtaTTGCATGACAAGTCTAATAAGGGGATGGATAGATTTgtttaatgtatattaatagACTCATACAATATGTCTATAAACAAActcgtctaatgtatattgttagACTCATTTAATGTATTGATAAATTCATCTAATGCATGTTGCATCAATGTATGGATAGACTCACCTGATGCATATTCTTAATCTCATTTAATTAATGCATGCAATgacttgttttatgttttatgtacAATATACTTGTTTAATTAATGTAGGGATATACTCATATAATGTATATTGCTAAAGTTGTCTAATTAGTGTATGAATAGATTTGCCTAATGTATATTGCAagattcatataatccatgaaagAACATATTTatctaatgtgtattaatagACTCGTCTAATTAGTGTATGAAAAAGTTTATCTAATGTGTATGGTTAGACTtgtttaatcaatatattaatgacttgtctaatgtgtattgctaGATTGGTCtgatatatttttgtcataCTCTTCTAATATGTGTATGTAGAGTCTCGTCTAATTGTATTGTTAGACTAGTGTAATATTGTTTACAATACTTGTCTAATAAGTGTATGGAAAGACTTGTTTAATGTGTATTGGTGGACTCGTATAATCAATGCATCGATAAACTCTTCTAATATGTAGTATTAAACTTATCTCATAAGTATACAGACAAACTCGTATAACGTATAACGTGTACTACTAGACTCATCTAGTTAGTGTATGTTCAAACTCATTTAATGTGTATTACAAGACTCGTCTAATCAGTGAGTGGACAAAGTCGTCTAACGTCTAATGTTTATATggcaatatttttatatgactataaataatatgtattattaagAAATCTATAAACGGTATTATTTTGAGATATAAaactaagatatattttttctaaatttaatttaatttgataaaataattataaaatataataatagaattaatattttaaatataagttaatcATTAATAACTTATTAAATCATCAAGTAATTTTAAGTTATGAAAGgacaaaattaataacaaaaaagatAGTATAAAACAaaggaattaatattttaaatataagttatttcttaataataaatatattgaaaatatattagaaatttttTTCAGATTAAAATGTGTCTAAAAATGTGTCTAAGGGCACTCAATAAAGAAAtcattatttacttattataaaaatcaacaaattcttAGAATAGTTTTTAGAAATGTATATAAtgaattaaattgattaaaaaaataattcaaactttatacataattttggagattgatatgaaaatttaaaatttagagaaaataataatttttttaagagctaaaataataatgtatttgaTATTAAATGTTAGAGGtgaaatatattgttatttttacggcaaattagattaaaaacaaataaaatggatAGTATAcgaaaattagtttaaaaataaaataaatgaataaaaaagtaCAATAAATTCTATACACATGTGGCAtcaatatgaatataaattaattaattgaaaaataagataaattaataaaaagataaaatgattttcatgcacatataatcatataataacaaaataaatataaatgaaaatttttaaaatatcatataattaaaaaattaactttaaagacacttataaacaaaataaaataaataatataataattttaccaGTATATACAAATGCAATAGTGTATGTGTatacgtattttttaaatatacgtgatattatattaataagtgatgataatataatgttattaaattaatgtataaaataaaattatttttattaaaaatgaagtaaaatatatgaaaagatgAGAGagtaattattgataaataaataaaaaattataaaaataacggtcaatttttaaaaatttgataaataattttattttaaaaaataaaatcgatattttcaaatgtgaaaaaaaaaattctcttatATTCTTATagatttattcttatt is a window from the Vigna unguiculata cultivar IT97K-499-35 chromosome 7, ASM411807v1, whole genome shotgun sequence genome containing:
- the LOC114190466 gene encoding isoliquiritigenin 2'-O-methyltransferase-like; this translates as MGDLITTSPQKSDEGARVSAMLLSTAVVYPAVLNAAIELNLFEIIAKATPHGSFMSPHEIASELPNQHPDLPDRLDRMLRLLASYSLLTSSTRTTQHGATETVYGLSQIGQYYATGATTGYFASFASYLSCPALSQLWPSFKEAVVNADVDLFKKVHGIGAFQYMEKDPKMNQMFIRAMADLCATDMIRVLEIYAGFEGISTLVDVGGGNGQNLKMIISKYPSIKGINFDLPQVIENAPLLSGVEHVGGDMFARVPEGDAMILKVVLHNWSDEKCVEILSNCHKALSGNGKVIVLEIIMPEEPEATEESQLISCLDNLMFISAGGKERTEKQYENLCKLAGFSKFHVACRSSSGPGVMEFYK